Proteins encoded by one window of Drosophila melanogaster chromosome X:
- the Pgam5 gene encoding phosphoglycerate mutase 5, isoform B: protein MRKLTSFVCGTGAGLAAYYLQRLRDPQTVVQNSWTHSDKPVDPWALWDTNWDCREPRALVRPLRNSQPEEENRYNAELEKAKAKKARHIILVRHGEYLDVGDSDDTHHLTERGRKQAEFTGKRLCELGIKWDKVVASTMVRAQETSDIILKQIDFEKEKVVNCAFLREGAPIPPQPPVGHWKPEASFLRDGSRIEAGFRRYFHRAYPDQEKESYTLIVGHGNVIRYFVCRALQFPAEGWLRININHASITWLTISPSGNVSIKYLGDSGFMPAELLTNRIPRDVKNVV, encoded by the exons ATGCGAAAGTTGACTAGCTTCGTGTGCGGCACAGGAGCCGGACTGGCGGCTTACTACCTACAGCGGCTGCGGGACCCGCAGACGGTCGTGCAGAACTCGTGGACGCACAGTGATAAGCCGGTGGATCCGTGGGCCCTTTGGGACACCAACTGGGATTGCCGGGAGCCACGGGCCCTCGTGCGTCCACTGCGAAACAGCCAGCCGGAGGAGGAGAACCGCTACAACGCGGAGCTTGAGAAGGCGAAGGCCAAGAAGGCGCGCCACATTATCCTAGTGCGGCATGGCGAGTATCTGGACGTGGGTGACTCGGATGACACGCATCATCTCACGGAGCGCGGCCGCAAGCAGGCGGAGTTTACTGGGAAACGGCTCTGCGAGCTGGGCATCAAGTGGGACAAGGTAGTAGCCTCCACAATGGTGCGGGCCCAGGAGACTTCCGATATTATTCTCAAGCAGATCGATTTCGAAAAAGAGAAAGTGGTGAACTGTGCCTTCCTGCGTGAAGGAGCGCCTATTCCGCCCCAGCCGCCAGTCGGCCACTGGAAGCCGGAGGCATCT TTCCTTCGCGACGGATCGCGCATAGAGGCCGGCTTTCGCCGATACTTCCACCGCGCCTATCCCGACCAAGAGAAGGAGAGCTATACCCTGATCGTGGGACACGGCAACGTGATCCGCTACTTTGTCTGCCGAGCCCTGCAGTTCCCCGCCGAGGGTTGGCTACGGATTAACATTAATCACGCTTCCATCACCTGGCTGACCATCAGTCCATCCGGCAACGTGTCCATCAAGTACCTGGGCGACTCCGGCTTTATGCCCGCCGAGCTGCTTACCAATCGCATACCGCGCGACGTCAAAAACGTGGTTTAG
- the Pgam5 gene encoding phosphoglycerate mutase 5, isoform A, producing the protein MRKLTSFVCGTGAGLAAYYLQRLRDPQTVVQNSWTHSDKPVDPWALWDTNWDCREPRALVRPLRNSQPEEENRYNAELEKAKAKKARHIILVRHGEYLDVGDSDDTHHLTERGRKQAEFTGKRLCELGIKWDKVVASTMVRAQETSDIILKQIDFEKEKVVNCAFLREGAPIPPQPPVGHWKPEASQFLRDGSRIEAGFRRYFHRAYPDQEKESYTLIVGHGNVIRYFVCRALQFPAEGWLRININHASITWLTISPSGNVSIKYLGDSGFMPAELLTNRIPRDVKNVV; encoded by the exons ATGCGAAAGTTGACTAGCTTCGTGTGCGGCACAGGAGCCGGACTGGCGGCTTACTACCTACAGCGGCTGCGGGACCCGCAGACGGTCGTGCAGAACTCGTGGACGCACAGTGATAAGCCGGTGGATCCGTGGGCCCTTTGGGACACCAACTGGGATTGCCGGGAGCCACGGGCCCTCGTGCGTCCACTGCGAAACAGCCAGCCGGAGGAGGAGAACCGCTACAACGCGGAGCTTGAGAAGGCGAAGGCCAAGAAGGCGCGCCACATTATCCTAGTGCGGCATGGCGAGTATCTGGACGTGGGTGACTCGGATGACACGCATCATCTCACGGAGCGCGGCCGCAAGCAGGCGGAGTTTACTGGGAAACGGCTCTGCGAGCTGGGCATCAAGTGGGACAAGGTAGTAGCCTCCACAATGGTGCGGGCCCAGGAGACTTCCGATATTATTCTCAAGCAGATCGATTTCGAAAAAGAGAAAGTGGTGAACTGTGCCTTCCTGCGTGAAGGAGCGCCTATTCCGCCCCAGCCGCCAGTCGGCCACTGGAAGCCGGAGGCATCT CAGTTCCTTCGCGACGGATCGCGCATAGAGGCCGGCTTTCGCCGATACTTCCACCGCGCCTATCCCGACCAAGAGAAGGAGAGCTATACCCTGATCGTGGGACACGGCAACGTGATCCGCTACTTTGTCTGCCGAGCCCTGCAGTTCCCCGCCGAGGGTTGGCTACGGATTAACATTAATCACGCTTCCATCACCTGGCTGACCATCAGTCCATCCGGCAACGTGTCCATCAAGTACCTGGGCGACTCCGGCTTTATGCCCGCCGAGCTGCTTACCAATCGCATACCGCGCGACGTCAAAAACGTGGTTTAG
- the Vps26 gene encoding vacuolar protein sorting 26: protein MNFLGFGQSADIEIVFDGAEHKTAEVKGEDGKVEKMLLFYDGETVSGKVNVTLKKPGSKLEHQGIKIEFIGQIELYYDRGNHHEFKCLAKALARPGDLIQNNSYPFDFPKVEKQFEVYAGSNVRLRYFLRATIVRRISDITKEVDIAVHTLCSYPEMNNPIKMEVGIEDCLHIEFEYNKSKYHLRDTIIGKIYFLLVRIKIKHMEIAIIKKESTGTGPTMFNENETIAKYEIMDGAPVKGESIPIRVFLAGYNLTPTMRDINKKFSVKYFLNLVLMDTEDRRYFKQQEITLWRKADKPRYHGAQQHQQQQHQHVPLHAPPHLVSGPAAPTVAHSLISSSTDSGEVGGAPTAPGTAGSESKMGLFTRESPNQEFSQQQMDSPPLTPTPSTASVAVAVPTAASSVSEPAPERGIGDGAAAATTSASPVAMLSSSPPPLLPVSPLSRSETEASEQVQPEDEDLDAITPNTKKTGATPLATD from the exons ATGAATTTCCTGGGATTCGGCCAGTCAGCGGACATTGAGATAGTCTTTGATGGAGCTGAGCACAAGACGGCAGAGGTTAAAGGGGAGGACGGCAAAGTGGAGAAGATGCTGCTATTCTACGACGGGGAGACGGTATCCGGCAAG GTGAACGTGACCCTCAAGAAGCCGGGCAGCAAGCTGGAGCACCAGGGCATTAAGATCGAATTCATTGGCCAGATCGAACTGTACTACGACCGGGGTAACCACCACGAATTCAAGTGTCTAGCGAAGGCCCTGGCCCGCCCGGGCGATCTCATCCAGAACAACAGCTATCCATTCGATTTCCCCAAAGTGGAGAAGCAATTCGAGGTGTACGCCGGCTCGAACGTGCGGTTGCGGTACTTCCTGCGCGCAACCATCGTCAGGCGGATCAGCGACATAACGAAGGAGGTCGACATCGCCGTGCACACACTGTGCAGCTACCCGGAGATGAACAACCCCATCAAGATGGAGGTAGGCATCGAAGACTGCCTGCACATCGAATTCGAGTATAACAAAAGCAAGTACCACCTGCGGGACACGATTATCGGCAAGATCTACTTCCTGTTGGTGCGCATTAAGATCAAGCACATGGAGATTGCGATCATCAAGAAGGAGAGCACGGGCACGGGCCCCACCATGTTtaacgaaaacgaaacgatTGCCAAGTACGAGATCATGGACGGAGCGCCCGTCAAAGGCGAGAGCATACCCATCCGGGTCTTTCTTGCTGGCTACAATCTCACGCCGACCATGCGGGACATTAACAAGAAGTTCTCAGTCAAGTATTTCCTCAACCTTGTGCTGATGGACACCGAGGACCGGCGCTACTTCAAACAACAGGAGATCACGCTGTGGCGCAAGGCAGACAAACCGCGTTACCATGGCGctcagcagcaccagcaacagcagcaccaacacGTTCCCCTGCACGCTCCGCCGCACCTGGTCAGCGGTCCTGCTGCGCCCACAGTGGCTCACTCGCTGATCAGCTCGAGCACGGACAGCGGAGAGGTGGGAGGAGCACCGACAGCGCCGGGCACTGCAGGATCTGAGTCCAAGATGGGTCTGTTTACCAGGGAGAGCCCCAACCAGGAGTTCAGCCAACAGCAAATGGATTCTCCGCCGCTGACGCCCACGCCGTCGACCGCAtccgttgcagttgcagtccCCACAGCGGCGTCATCTGTTTCAGAACCAGCTCCCGAGCGGGGCATAGGCGATGGAGCCGCAGCGGCCACCACAAGCGCCTCGCCCGTAGCTATGCTCTCCAGTTCGCCACCGCCATTGCTGCCAGTATCGCCGCTCTCCCGATCGGAAACTGAAGCGTCGGAGCAAGTACAACCGGAGGATGAGGACCTCGATGCAATTACGCCCAATACGAAAAAGACCGGTGCAACGCCGTTGGCCACCGATTGA
- the CG14817 gene encoding uncharacterized protein, isoform A: MHLTLINLFKKTVPGHIFRGKRRLVKPVSQRAMDTLTHEYERQEQVMLLLRHPYLTMEQSFGHAKELQKREKLVARWTDEQTLRKMKPHVTIEERLNQLKIKEAWD, encoded by the exons ATGCACCTGACGCTGATCAATTTGTTCAAGAAGACTGTGCCCGGCCACATATTCCGGGGCAAGCGGCGCCTGGTGAAACCGGTCAGTCAGCGAGCAATGGACACCCTGACCCACGAGTACGAGCGCCAGGAGCAGGTAATGTTACTCCTCCGACACCCGTATCTCACCATG GAGCAGTCATTCGGTCATGCCAAGGAGCTGCAGAAGCGCGAGAAGCTCGTTGCCAGATGGACGGACGAGCAGACACTGCGCAAGATGAAGCCACACGTTACCATCGAGGAGCGGCTGAACCAGCTGAAGATCAAGGAGGCCTGGGACTAG
- the CG14805 gene encoding uncharacterized protein has protein sequence MEDAVEALFISTSSEDNTTCSVQDLRTGTDLMRYKGGGCAQHHSLNMIHLNYVMAANSAKPLLHVWPINKQEQMAGLRFVVPGKVNALALTPDGNFLVAGIQENIYLWHMSSGRMLNTLSKHYQAITCLRFTDNGEHFISGGKDGAVLVWDLTFSAAPLDTGGGKDSTEPLYSFNDHGLAVTDLYSGIGGIRSYLYTVSLDRCCKVYDLCGGVLLLSVVFPVALHSVIVSKMETRVYVGSSDGKVFVFNMENAPRMKEYHLEGEEIQAFVGHTYGKAITCLALNISATTLVSGGEDNQVCVWDVGSRQLIKSLSQKGSVTNLHIRLLSPAIFLPEHKQPQMFADSLKRMISPWDENDCIELFDPDYSGGRKTPELDYTQSHPGTDEEIILKLIASMSSGKNEDDEGIEAETKATDVEDSEVEEEEPESEPMETASKEAESEKSYAEYQPDSAQTSDERVQELQAENARLKAQSMRLFQIAFKYITSDTNGQAEITEKTKRKKARKT, from the exons ATGGAAGACGCCGTGGAGGCCCTTTTCATCAGCACGAGCAGCGAGGACAACACGACATGCAGCGTGCAGGATTTGCGGACAGGCACAGACCTGATGCGCTACAAGGGCGGTGGATGCGCCCAGCACCACAGCCTGAACATGATCCACCTGAACTACGTGATGGCGGCGAACTCCGCCAAGCCACTGCTCCACGTGTGGCCCATCAACAAGCAAGAGCAGATGGCCGGACTGCGGTTCGTGGTGCCCGGCAAGGTCAACGCCTTGGCCCTGACGCCTGATGGGAACTTCTTGGTGGCCGGCATCCAGGAGAACATCTATCTATGGCACATGAGCTCCGGCCGTATGCTTAACACCCTGTCCAAGCACTACCAGGCGATCACTTGCCTGCGCTTCACGGACAACGGTGAGCACTTCATCAGCGGCGGCAAAGACGGAGCTGTGCTTGTCTGGGATCTCACCTTCTCCGCCGCCCCACTGGACACGGGCGGGGGCAAGGATAGCACGGAGCCGTTGTACAGCTTTAACGATCACGGTCTGGCGGTCACTGATCTATACTCCGGCATCGGAGGCATCCGTTCCTATCTGTACACCGTATCGTTGGATCGCTGCTGCAAGGTATATGACCTGTGCGGGGGCGTCCTGCTGCTGAGTGTGGTGTTCCCAGTGGCCCTGCATAGCGTGATTGTCAGCAAGATGGAAACTAGGGTGTATGTTGGCTCCAGTGACGGCAAGGTGTTTGTCTTTAATATGGAAAACGCGCCGCGCATGAAG GAATATCACCTAGAGGGGGAGGAAATCCAGGCCTTTGTGGGCCACACATACGGCAAGGCCATCACCTGCCTGGCTCTGAATATAAGCGCTACAACTCTGGTCTCCGGGGGCGAGGACAATCAGGTCTGCGTCTGGGACGTGGGCAGCAGGCAACTTATTAAGAGCCTGTCCCAAAAAGGCTCGGTAACCAATCTGCATATCCGCCTGCTCAGCCCAGCCATCTTTCTGCCGGAACACAAGCAGCCGCAGATGTTCGCCGACAGTCTAAAGCGAATGATTAGTCCGTGGGATGAGAATGACTGTATCGAGCTCTTCGATCCGGACTACTCCGGGGGACGCAAGACACCGGAGCTGGACTACACCCAAAGTCATCCGGGTACGGATGAGGAGATAATACTCAAACTTATAGCGTCCATGAGTTCGGGAAAGAACGAGGACGACGAAGGAATTGAGGCGGAAACCAAAGCTACAGATGTCGAGGATTCCGAGGTCGAAGAAGAAGAACCTGAATCCGAGCCAATGGAAACCGCCTCCAAGGAAGCTGAGTCCGAAAAATCGTATGCAGAATATCAGCCAGACTCAGCACAGACAAGCGACGAAAGAGTGCAAGAGCTGCAGGCCGAGAATGCGCGCCTCAAAGCGCAGTCAATGCGCTTGTTCCAGATAGCTTTCAAGTATATTACTAGCGATACCAATGGCCAGGCTGAAATCACAGAGAAGACAAAGCGCAAGAAAGCGCGGAAGACATAG
- the CG14818 gene encoding uncharacterized protein, isoform A has translation MSPKNNHDPSSSGDSGNTNVQEADLQEMEDVNNSLDALSCALDAVEQRTDDIMSQLRELLNSNREIRRLIAEENDNAPESGDDNMDGQAGSEAAPK, from the exons ATGTCACCCAAAAACAATCATGATCCCTCGTCGTCCGGCGACTCTGGCAACACCAATGTCCAGGAGGCGGACCTCCAAG AGATGGAGGACGTGAACAACAGTCTGGACGCTCTCAGCTGTGCCCTGGACGCCGTGGAGCAGCGCACAGACGACATTATGTCCCAACTACGGGAGCTGCTGAACTCCAACCGAGAGATCCGTCGCCTGATTGCCGAGGAAAATGACAACGCTCCCGAATCGGGAGATGACAACATGGACGGGCAGGCGGGCAGCGAAGCGGCACCCAAGTAG
- the Coa8 gene encoding cytochrome c oxidase assembly factor 8, isoform A has translation MNKCFRCQPRISLFQFSLPRCYAAVQPGCPPPQEKPVVGLPHKPDPKTVKCDYIGPPDAQSNLRPYVRHYGDEETRLARSLRLKRIEVEAWNTDFWTKHNKRFYEEKEDFIRLHKESGTSEVSADQMSHFYKAFLDKNWRIHIMYNISWYLKNFDILTLAAAVQLQRLLALAKRRS, from the exons ATGAACAAATGTTTTAGGTGCCAGCCCCGGATATCGCTTTTCCAGTTCAGC CTACCGCGGTGCTATGCCGCAGTGCAGCCGGGATGTCCACCGCCACAAGAAAAACCCGTCGTCGGTTTGCCACACAAGCCCGATCCCAAGACGGTGAAGTGCGACTATATAGGACCGCCAGACGCGCAATCAAACCTACGTCCGTACGTACGGCACTACGGCGATGAGGAGACGCGGCTGGCAAGAAGCCTGCGTCTTAAGCGGATCGAGGTGGAGGCATGGAACACGGACTTCTGGACAAAACACAATAAGCGCTTCTACGAG GAAAAGGAAGACTTCATCCGCCTGCACAAGGAAAGCGGAACCAGCGAAGTGTCCGCGGACCAGATGAGCCACTTCTACAAAGCGTTCCTCGACAAGAACTGGCGCATCCACATCATGTACAACATCTCCTGGTACCTGAAGAACTTCGACATACTCACCCTGGCTGCCGCAGTCCAGCTCCAGAGGCTTCTGGCGCTGGCCAAGCGAAGATCTTAG